Genomic DNA from Coffea arabica cultivar ET-39 chromosome 7e, Coffea Arabica ET-39 HiFi, whole genome shotgun sequence:
ACCAGATGGTAGCGTATCCAACATTGGCTTCAAAATTGGCTTGTCCAACTCAGATGACTTCAATCTTATTTCCGGTACTTCCATGGCTTGTCCTCACGGTGCTGGTATTGCAGCACTTCTTAAATGTGCACACCCAGATTGGAGTCCAGCAGCTATTCGCTCTGCAATGGTAACCACAGCAAACCCCTTGGACAATACTGGAAATCCTATCCGCCAGATTAACGGCTTCACTAACCCAATTGCTTCACCTCTATCCATGGGAGCAGGACAAGTCAATCCGAACAGTGCACTGGATCCTGGCCTTATATACGACGCTACAGCACAAGACTACATAGAATTGCTCTGCTCAATTAATTACACTCGGAAGCAAATTCGCACCATAACAAGATCCAGTTACAATTGTTCAAAGGCATCATCTGAGCTAAACTATCCTTCCTTTGTTTCCTTGTATACTTATGGGACTAATGCatcaactcaaaaatttgaaaggATTGTCACAAATGTTGGAGATGGGGCAGCAACATATAAGGCAAAAGTGACACCGCCTCACCGTCTTCCCGAAGACATTGGTATtcagaaaaatgtatgaaaaacAAAGCTATTCCCTCACCATACATGCTAAGATTGACGAAAATAACCAAGTTACATATGGTGCAGTTATTTGGGTTGAGGATAATGGTAAGCATAGCGTGAGGAGTCCAATTGTTGTgacaccaaaaatttcatctGATGATTCGTAGTAAATAAGTATTATCTGTTGCGGTCTATGCTCTGCAGGGTAGATAGGCAATGTCAAACAAAGACGCCAACAGATGGAAGTGTCAAACTAATGTCCCGACTCATATAGGCGTGTTCTTGGAATGGCATCTGTACTTACTGAGCCTTCGTGACAAGAAAGGCGTGGTTATAGGGCTGTAGCATATGAGCTAAGAAATTACGCCTTCATTTCCAATCTTTACAATTTGTTCCAGAAACTGCTGCCGCCTGTCCAGAATCATTGTAGACATGCCAAGCAAGCAAAGACTTGTCACTAAACAGTAATTTCCGGTACCCAACAAGGCGTCTCTTTGTCGCTGCTCCGCTCACTGCCTTGAACCTCCCAAAAACCTCCGGATTTCCATGAGCCCGTCCGACGCCGCCGGAGACCGTTGCTCGCTTTCAACTCCCCCGTTTCACACCTCTAAACCGAAAAATTTTTCATAGGTTTGAGTTCAAATAGTTTAAAATGCGCAGATGGAAGCCGCTTGGTTCGTCAGCACATTCaatttttaagaattttttggtagttttaatcaataattaattatttttgctCAATCCAAAATTACTTACTATTTGATTTATCGCTTCATATCTTCTTctgttctttttcattttattttttgccgCAGTTTCGGAGTTCAAATTTTTCTAGAATGTTCAGCTGGAAAGAGGCCGTTGCAAGGGGCATTTCCGGCATTGGATCACCGCCGATGTAAGAAACCATTATAGGCTGTAATTTGTTTGGTTATTGCGCATTTGTTCGATTGTTCATTACAAAGATGGTTTTACCACAGTTTAGGTGTGCTTAAGGAATATATATTATCCCCTAGGaggaagaaaaaacaaaactttgCGGCCCAAAATTAAGAACAAAAATGGTAAATAACACAAAGCTGAAATAGATTACTCAAATGGTTTGGCACAAAGGAAATGTGACTGTTCTAGAGTTCCTTTCTTTACGTGTCTATTCGTTACTTAGCTTGTTGATTCACAAATTAATATAGTGTAACGAGTTCACCTGTAATTTACTGTCGAGTCTCCGTTCAATTTCCAGTGGTTTACCTTTGAGATGATATTGAGTCAGAGATGATGATTTAGAATAGACAAGGCAATTTGGTTTTACAAATTTATTAAATGATTCTTCTTGTTATGAGTAGTTAAATTTTAGTTAATAAACCTACAAGCAAATTTCTGGAGATGGTGGGAAGGACTGTTAGAAGCAACACAAAGAGTTAATGGCCAAGAGCACATAGAGTTAACAATCAACATTCTTTGGCAAATCTGGAAAGCAAGGAACAAGGTCAGGTTCAACAATTCAAAAATGGAGGAAATCAACATTGTGAGAAAAGCCCAGCAAGAATGGATGGAATTCAATGAAGTTAAGAAACAAGAAGGCAGAAAAGGCATTGCTGAAACAACTCCAAATCAGCAACTTAGAAGCTGGAAACCACCAATGGAGGGTGTGTATAAGATAAACACAGATGCTGCAATTTCCTCACAAATGATCAGAACCGGAAAAGGAAATGTAACTAGGAACCGGAAAGAAGAGATTTTAAAAGTTTGGGTGATAATGGAGGAAAAGATATGAGAACCAAAACTAGAGGAGGCCCTGGCAATCAGAATAGCTATGCAATTGGGAAAAGAAGCAAGTTGGAGGAAGATCGAAATACTGTCTGACTGGAAAAGTGTGATAGACTGCATTACAATAGGCTCCTGCATTGACTGCAATTGTGCCATGGTACTGGAGGATATACAAGAGCTGAGGGAGTTTTTTGACCAACGCAATTTCTCCTTTATATATAGAGCAAACAATGAGTTGTGTCATAGGCTAgcaaaattttctttgaaactAATTAATGATGTGTTAGGGAGAAACAACTCGAGAGAATCCATCAAATAACTCAACATGTAAGTCAGGAATCCAACTTTAACCAAAAAACTTAAACTGTTAGGTCTCGGGTCCatacttacatattaaccacTCTTTTTTCGTCTCTTGAACAAATATGAAACATAGTCTTTTACTCATAAACCTAACAAATTTCCTCCTTTATAAGTAACCCCTCACATTAAATCCAAGTTTACAATCTATTGTTCGAACTCACTTTAATACTCAACATAAACCCACCTTATCATCTAAGATCATTTCTTCTCCCAATCATGGACTCATTCTTCTTCAAGATCCAAACTGAATTTTTGGACGCTTGCCAATGCTTGGCTCCTTTGTCTAACACCAACCGGCCCCTCTACCAAACTCATGGCGTACTTGATCCAACATTAACCAAACTTCTTAGCACTTTGGCATTTCGATCCatcttcaagaagaaaattttcaccgGTCCAATTTCGAGAAAAATTctgatgcggttgagcacgagaCCCATGGTGCTccagtagaccctgtgaaggtgccccaagacccagtgacacgagcacgaggtaagagattcaaggagtcgcTTCAAACCTTGGTTCATGCCGTCCAAGCCCAAGAGAAACCGCCCATTGAAGGGATTGAGTTGGAAGATCCTTGCAAGACGACTAAAGTGTTGCTTACAATTGAAAATGCGCTCCGCTGAGTTGGGCTAGTTTCGGCCAAGggaaggcccaaggggctggccgaattttccttgttatttttccagtttattaggtcttcgTCACCGCTATAAATAGCCTCAAGTCggatgttacattcagtttttgagattATTGaataaaaattccagaatttcatCCATTCATTGTGGCAAAAATCCCTTAGCTTgaaaaagctaagttgaacatcctagagttaaTCCTAGGTTgctcttgacttatcaatcaagcacacacacttgattgtggcgtcctctactgttgaatctgttcttgagtggtccaagttcgggttcaactccatcaaatcgtcaacgtgttcctctagatccgaagtagcttccgcgtctcgcatcaaaTTCACTTGCCCATGAGTAGGCCAGTCTCACAATGAGAAACTCTGATATCACTTGTTAGGGAGAAATACCTCGAAAAAGCCCATTGAAAAGTCCAATATGTAAATCAGGAGTACAACTTTGATCCAAAACCTTAAACACAAATTTTTCAAACCGGATAAAAGATCCAGCACAAAGGATTATGAGAGCAATTTGCCCCTTTTGTAAAGTATACTTGTATTATCAAGTTTAAATTAATACAAATGTTAtcgtttgacaaaaaaaatctcGGACTTGACAGTTGGAGGTGGAAAGGATTTGGGGAGGGATAGGAGCACGAGAATTAATAAAGAAACTTCTTTTTGCTATATGAAGAGtataaaaaaacaaattttggTAATAATAATTATTGTGTGCGCTATCATAACTATAGTGTTTCACATAAAAAAACATAAGAAGATTTCAGCAAATTTGATTTTGTATGACGTCGTATCATGACGCATTTGCGCCAGTTAACTTTGTACATGATGACTTCAATTGTTCAACGGAGGAAACAATTATAACCCAATATGACTGACGACCCGCAACGTAGATGGTTAATAACTAAGTCCCAAAATTGACATctgtttgaattgctattttctaaaagtattttaaaaaatatatatatatactataataatttgatgtatgagaggtaaaaaagtaattaaaaaatcTATTCacagaaaatataaattttttaaggaaaaatgtTGGTGATTTGGTGGATCTTAAATTAAGCTATAAGAAGTtcttcatatacatatatatacccAAGGAAGTATTTAGGCATCAAGAAATCAGAGAGTTTGAAGTTGAATTAGGAACCTCATAATTATCTGGCTAAGTCATAATAACAATACTGAGTTTGCTAACTAGAAGGAGAGCTACATGATATTAGAACTCTAGTTTAGACTACTTTAGCAGCTTTTTGACTTAGTAGATATTGGAATTGCTAAGCTTTTTTTCATCTATCTTTTCCTACTAATTTCATGATAAAACCTTTGTACAAAACTTTACCACATTCTGATCCGTGTACTATATAGAAATGTATTGatgaaagggataatttcataaacctcctctgagatttttgacaatttcactaagCTCCCCAGAGATGGTTCCTAGTAAAttttgtgtgtttgtgtgtgtgtgtgtgtgtgtttttttttttggggtaaataGTGAATTGTGTGTAGTACTTGACACATACCctacaaaaaattttgtttttggggTGCTAAAATTGACCTGATGCATTTATGATCTAAATTATTGACATATTGCATTTATACGAGCTTTTTGCATGTCGGTGTTTATATTGCTTCACGTTTGTGTTGTTCTAAATTGCCAAGGCTTTTTCCTATCATTTTCCCCTTTCTAAAATCTAAATTTGTGTAAAGGATTTAATATAATGTTTTAACTTTACTTCTTGTACAATtcttttcaccttttttttttggttcagaAGCCACATCTTGGGGTTGAGGGGTTTTGCCAACAAACCTCACGCATTGAAATTTGGCCTTTGGATTACATgggttataaaaaaaaaaaaaaaaaactaaaatgcTTGGGGTAAATTGTAATGCACCACATAGAGTAATTAACCACATGGCTACAAAATCTGAAGCAGCTGTGAAAGCTTTGAAGCAAACATTTATGGAAGCTTTATTTAATGATGATAGAGTTGGATGCATGACATTATAAAATCATGCTAAATTTTCATTCTTCAACCATTGGAGTAGCTTCCTCTTTGCCTCTTCTTCTAGTGATTTTCTTATCCAATCCGGGGGCCCACAATGACATTgtcattttcatccaaaaaaacaaaaacacgaTTGCAGCAAAAATCTGCAAGTATAAATCGACTATGACCAGGCACAACTGTGACGAATGGGTTCTCTTTCTCGATTACTGCCTTTGCATGCTGTCCATTCGTTCCCTTCAATTCAGGCGGCCACTCATATTTGTAAGCTGCATCAAAATATTTGTTTAGAACTTCCATTGAGTACTAAGAAGGATGTTGGAGACCAAAACCAAACCAAATGGCAAGATCGCAAAACTTTATGGGGtggcgattttttttttttttttaaaaaaagaagaaga
This window encodes:
- the LOC140011271 gene encoding subtilisin-like protease SBT3; its protein translation is MKEQYGGRLLQMNRAEAWIPDGSVSNIGFKIGLSNSDDFNLISGTSMACPHGAGIAALLKCAHPDWSPAAIRSAMVTTANPLDNTGNPIRQINGFTNPIASPLSMGAGQVNPNSALDPGLIYDATAQDYIELLCSINYTRKQIRTITRSSYNCSKASSELNYPSFVSLYTYGTNASTQKFERIVTNVGDGAATYKAKVTPPHRLPEDIGIQKNV